The genomic interval ATCAGAACCGAAAAATGACTTTATGAGGCTACTAGAAAAATAATGGGATCATTTAGAGGTATCTAACAGTTGCTCTGCTAAATGATAAATAAGAGAAGATGAGTCAAAGATGTTCCTACACGGTCTTAGAACACTAATCAAAAGTGATATAAATGGTCTGTATACTGCTAGGAGATAATCTTAGAGAGAATAAAGATCTATGCAGTGTTCCTAGTTGACATTCTATTTGTTCTCCTTATTAATATTCGAATTAACTAGTcataccttcttttttttttctgttgaaATCTTGTTTTCAGTATATGGATAAAATTGAATATAACTTTGGCAATGACAAAAGAAGAAACTATGATTTGATTAATCTAAGATATTTAGATTTACCTTTTGGTCATGAATGGTGGTGATTCATGGAGAAAGGTACACTTCAATTGGAAATGTGTATCAGGACAGTCTAGAtagttaaaaataaataagtattaTGATTAATTGAGTGTAATCCTCATCCTTTAAATGCTTCTTTAAGATGTTTCTTGTATGTTCTCAAAAGTGTTTTGAGGATGTAGTCAACTCTCAATTTATATTGCAGGGCTCCTCTCTTCATAATTCAGAGTGAAGATTGGGATTGCTCTTGTGCCATTGAATGGGATCCAATTCATGCAGATTGTGCTGTGCCTCAGGTGAGTTATCCTTAGTGAATCAACTTAAATTTAGGTAATACTTGTTATCTTATTGCCAATTGTCACTCTTTATCATATTCAAGGTAATTGAACCCAAATAGGTTTCCCCCCATTTTTTGTATCCCAAATCGATTGTATGCATTTTACTATTTTTGACATGTTCTTATGCACCTGTAGGAACTCGAAACCGAGGAGGTTCTCAACCATCTGAAATTTGTAAGATGGGTATGCATCTATGTCAAAAACTATCCCTGTTATGTAATAGAATAATTTCAATGATATTTGTTGTTGCTACTCCATTCCTTGCCATTTAACTCCATGAACTAAATGGACGATAAGTTTGTTGTTCATTCGAATCGAAAGATACTACTTTTAACATTCCCCTGTTTCTGAACATGCCAATGCCTTGCAGCTGAGACGTCGGCTGAGTGCTAAATCCACGAAAGACGGCTCCAGTTGAAGTATCGACTCGGAAGGTACAAAATGCCATGTCCCTGTTCTTGCTCCTGGAACTAGAGGAATTTTGTTGTGTGAAAATTTTGCGTAATCTTTGTATATATAAATTTGTAGAACTGGATATAGACAAGTATATTACTGAGAGGTGATTGGGGAAAATGAGATTCTTGTAAAGGAAAGGCCAACAATTTTGTTGTACAAGCTGTGTAAGTTAACTAATTCTCATCAGTTTCTTGCATGTAATTTATTATTCAATTTCTGAAGCTTAAATAGCCTTTTATGAGTAATTGCTCAAGAACATATCTCTTGAATGATGTTGAAAGATGCATTCTTAATATGATTATTTTTGGATCAAAATAACCTCAATTAGAGAGGGCAGTATGATTCTTTGAATCAAGTTCTTTAGTGAAAgaattgggaaaaaaaaatatttttaaattttttttttttaaatattcaatttgcCATTTAAATAGCCATTTAATTGTTAAATTTTTAACGAAAGGTTGACTTTCTATTAATATTCAATTTGCCTTGTCCATATTTAACCTCTAGATTCATGTCAGATAGATGCAAGCAATGATTGATTGACCAGTGGAGTCAACCACGGGAGAACGCACGATCCCCTCAAAACCGGTCAACGGTCAAGGTTTAACGGTCAGGAAGCAAACAGGCAACCGATGTAAACAACGAACACTCGCTCCTCCTTCCCCTGTTCTTTCTTCTCCGTCCCGCCGTGTCCATGGCGCTCAACCAGACGTCGCCGGAGCATCGCATGGTATGCTACGACACCAACCGCATCGACTCTGAAGGCGTCTTTCTCGGCGACAAGCCTCTCCTCTTCTCCGTCCCCCTCTTCCTCTTCGAGCTCATCGTCGTCTTCTCCTCCACCAACCTCCTCCATTCCCTCCTCCGCCGCCTCCACCAGTGCCGCTTTGTCTCCCACATACTCGTAAGCTTCGTCTCCGTCACAGTGATCTCTCGATTATCTGGGAATGTTTGCGTCGATGATGGTTTCAATTTGCAGACGGGCATTCTTCTCGGGCCGTCGGTGATCGGGCAACGACAAGCTCTGGAGCAGAGTCTGTTCCCGGAGCGCGGCCTCCTCATACTCGAGATCATCTCCCTCTTCGGCATCATCCTCTACCTCTTCAACATCAGCGTCAAGACGGAGCTCAACCTCGCTTGGTGGGAGATGCAGGGGCGGAACGCGGTGGCCATCAGCGTCGCCGGCTCCCTCCTGCCCACCATCCTCAGCGCCGCCGCTATCGCCAGCTTCCAGTCTGTTGTTCCCCTCGACCTCCGCACGAGCAGCTTCATCTACTTTGTCATCCTCCgcctttccttctcctcctttccCGTCGTCGTCGACGCCCTCGACGAGCTCCACCTCCTTAACTCCGCTCTCGGCCGGCTCTCCGTCGCCTCCTCCCTTCTCGAGGACGTCGGCTACCAACTCATCGTCGTGGTCATCAAGACCGCCTTTATGGTCTCCGAGACGACGTCCGTCAAGGCCCGCATTGGGATACCGGCCACGGTGGCGGCGGTGCTGCTGCTCATGGTGCTCGGAGGCGGGAAAGCGGCGCGGTGGGTGGCGAAGCGCTCGGCGCGGGGGCAGATGCTGTCGGAGGGTTGCTTCCTTGTGCTGCTCCTCATGGCACTGATGGCATCGATCATGACCACCTTCATCGGCTTCAACATGACCATGGGGCCGATTCTTCTGGGGCTCGCTGTGCCGGGAGGAATGCCGGTGGGCGTCACTTTAACGGAGAGGCTACAGCCGCTCTGCGCCGGGTTGCTCCTCCCGCTCTACTTGTTCATCGTCGGCTACCGGACCGATTTGGGGGGGCTGGACAGACTATGGCTGTGTTGGGTTATTCTGCTTGTTGTGGTCCTCTGCTACGCCGGAAAGCTCGCCGGAGTAGTCGCCGCCTCGCGCCACTTCAACAAGATGCCGATGAGTGATGCCATCTCGTTAGGGCTCATGCTCAACGTCAAGGGATTCGTAGAAGCCTTCAACTTTTTCTTCTTCGTTCACAACAGGGCACGATTTTGATCTCATTCTCCATCATCTCTGTCTTAATTTCTAGGCTTTCTGAATATTTTTTCCCCTGATTTCATTTCAGCTGGCGTTGCCGGAGCATTTGCCGGCGCTGACGCTTTCAATGGTGGCATCGACGGCGGCCACGACGCCGCTCATCAAGACGTTGTACGACCCGATGCTGCGGTACGTGGTACTGAAGCGGCAAACCGTCGAACACCTTCTTCCCGTGGCGGAGCTCCGCCTCGTCGTCTGCGTCCACAGGGAGGACCACGTCAACCCCGTCCTCGACTTCCTGGACGTCGTCCGCCCCACCATCGAATCCCCACTCTCGCTCGTCGTCCTCCATCTCAACCAGCTCGCCGGTCGTTCCGCCCCGGTGTTCCGCCCTCACCACCCCACCGCTGAGGCCACCATCGCCTCCGACCGCATCACGAACGCCTTCCACCGCCACTTCGAGTCGGAGCAGGGAAGCGTCTCCCTAAGCACCTTCGTGGCAATCTCGCCCATCGGAAGCATGCACAACGACGTCTGCATGCTGGCCCTCGACCACAAGGCCTGCCTCGCCCTCCTCCCCTTCCACAAGCACTTCAACGGCGCTCGCCACACCGTCGACCACGCCGTCCAAACCGTAAATCGCAACGTCCTCGATTTCGCCCCCTGCTCCGCCGCCATCCTCGTCGGCAACACCCTCCCGACCTGCGCGAGCTTCGACGACGGCGGCCGCCGCGTCGCTGTCTACTTCCTCGGCGGCCCCGACGACCGCGAGGCCCTCGCGTTGGCTTTCCGCATGGCGAGGAGCAACATCTCCATCCGCCTCACCGTCGTGCGCTTCCTCCCGCTCCAGGACAAGAGGCTGATGGTGGAGCACGACGAGGAGCTGATGCAGGACGACTCGGCGGTGGCGCAGGTGCGGGAGGTGTGCGCCGGCTACGAGGAGAAATTGTTGAAGAACGGGGAGGAGACGGCGGCGTTAGTTCACCGGATGAGCCAGGAGTTCGAGCTGGTGATGGTGGGGAGGAGGAACGGGATGGAGACGGAGCTGACGAGCGGCCTGTCACAGTGGAGCGAGTGCCCGGAGTTGGGCATCATCGGCGACATGTTGGCAATGGAGTTCGCCGATAAGATAGCCATTATGGTGGTGCAGCAGCACCAGAGCTTCCGAGGTAGAAGAAGCGGAGGAGGATCGCCGGAGAATGCCGGCGGTGAGGCGATCTCTGAATCTTGAAagcttgaattttttttaatataaaaaataggtttaaagataaatatatatttttggaaaaaatattTCTGGATCAGTATTAATtacttaaatatataatttaatagatATTTAGAAGATAATTCATTAAAATATCTTTAATGTTCAATTAAAGAGTCATTTGTGTCCCTTATATTTTACAAAGTATTTCAAATCTATCCTCACTATCAACTCTTCTATTTTCTCTAACAGAATTTCtcatatgagatatgtgtgaTCATTTTCCATGCCCATCTTTTTCAGTACTCCTCGGACGCCGACCTCCTccgccttctcctcctcttctcacaCGACCTCTCTGCCTTCGCCCACCAACAACAACACGAGTTGGTTTCTTCTCCGTCCCACCTCCACATTAATCTCAACTTTTCCACTGTCCTCCCCACCCCCCTCCCTCCTCTTCAAGGAGCTCTTTTGTGAGTATGATGACTCCTACCTGTTGCCTCGTTCTGTCTCCCTCTGCTTCCGTAAGATCCTTCTTGTCTTCCACCGCCTCAAGATTCTCTTGCACGATTGATCCTCACGCAATCGCATTGCCTTCCTCTTCCACGACGAGCACCTCGCTGATGAGATCCATGGGTAGGTTATCCATCTGGCCACCTTCCTCGAGATCCTCCCACTGGTGAGCTTAGAATCTCTTACAATGTTAGGGATCTCGTCTACCTCCTTCATCGGCAGATCCGTAGATCGTTGTGTTCGATCAaaaagcgctagaaggggggggggaggtgaatagctctcgtgctttcacttttcgtttcgaaAAACTTAACGAGTAAACATAGCGAAAATAAGGGAAATAAGAACAAACAATGCAaataccaagatttacttggttcggagtcttaggcgactcctactctaaggcctgcgatcgttgatcgctttcggtgggcaatcactatcaattcgtaaaTCTTTACAACTTTTGAAGTACAATTTAAAgcaataaaatataccaacgacaaaagaAAACAGTGAAGTTGAAGCGTCTGGTCGTCGGAGTCGAATTGCGGCTTTGTCGGAACGTTCTTTAAACAACACACGGAAGATGGATTGCGTTTCAGATGATCTCCTAGGCTGTTGGTCGAATCTTGCATATAAAGCTCGtgaagggcgcctccaacaccatagaGGGCGCCCTCACCCACACAGAATtcgcagcgtggatgagctctgacTACTTCGcagcttatccgcctgagggcgccctcaagatccatgagggcgccctcgtgcCAAGGTCCAgagcgccctcaagctccatgagggcgccctcgcgccagtgtctagggcaccctcaagctccatgaggacgCCCTCTTCTCAacatccagggcgccctcaagctccatgagggcgtccTTGCGCCTTGCTACGAGAGAGTTTCTTCCTGCAAAATAAGTTAGTCCAGAATCCAAaaatatatcctacaaaacagagttagcataattaaacacaataaatatgattattTGACAGTCACCGATTGCCCAATTCTAACTTTGGATTCCcgacggaaaccctaggtcgaactgactcCTACTATTGCCTCatcggggaacgcgccctcacctactccactcaggagagtttacctgttgtcagttgatcctccaaaccaactggacttttgcttagcgcccgaggctccaggactttccgctggaTGTCCGCTTCACGACccacccagtctttcacctggttcgcgacaccaggactttccacatagagtgctcgactctaggacttttgcccgaagccctcgacccgccaagactttccgcctaggattaccaccccctaggagctagggttaccgctccctagggttttccctttgcctaatcacagataggacttttcctcacctagggttaccaccctctaggattttccacctgtccAACCGTAGTTAagacttttgtctaagtacacttaggacttctctgcaatctcatttaacttgttagataataaaacaacttaactttggaccctttgacataatcaaaacacaggttcaactatcagatgcttcccgtaccaacacaTCGCCCGTCGTCGATCTGCCTTCTCTCGCCCTTCGCAGAGATGTCCTCGTCCTCGAGCTCATTGCGAGTGGAAGGTGGCAGCATGCCCGATCAGAGAGGGATGTAGGGGATATTCTACAGACTAGGCCTTGGAGACTCCCAGAGCTGTCGAATGGAGATCGAACAGATGGAATGTGACATAGCCGATGGTCCAGTGGATGAGAGGTGGGCAATTGTCATGGTGGCACTCGCCTCGATCCTTCGGTATGGTAGCTATGTTATCTTTAGCGCTCCGACTCGACGATTGGGTTCCTCTTTCAGTGACAACAAGTTGCCCTTTTCGGCCACAGAGGACCTTATGGTGCCAGATGATTGCAAATGCTCTATGTCACTAGAGATGATGTGTGATTCGATGGTTGTGGCCATTGGGCAGACATATGATAGGGATTCCTTTGCCTGGTGGATCAGTTTCGGTCATGCTGCATGCCCTAATTCTCCTTAGGTACTTACACACCTTGAGGTCGTCCCTAATTGGGCCCTCGAGAACCTTATCATCCGATAGTGCCGAGACAACTATATTTCCTTCAATGGATCCGACAACGCCAAGGAATAAGATGACTATTTCGACTGACAACGGTTCCACCCACACTGAGACTAACAACGTGACCCTCGAGGCGGTGAGGTTGACGACGTCGTTCCTCGTGGATGAGTTCGCTACGACATCACCAACATATGATGTGCACCGGATCGTCCATGAGCTCCAGCTTCTGGCAAAACATGACTTTGACAACCGTGCCTTCTTGCCTCCATGGAGGAGGCCCGCACAATTCCCCTGCTCTTCCCACTTATCGAATCGGCGGACACCGGGCTTCAGGTCAACGCCGCGACTGTCTTGCTCAACCTATCGATTTTGGAAGCCAACAAGTGGCGCATCATGCACACGGATGATGTCATCGATGACATCATCCACATTCTAGTAGATGGTGTCTCGTGGTAGGCGAAGGAGAGCGCACACCTCTACCATGCTAATATTGGTATatgaagcaccagacgatcgaacctgagttttaataatgacaaagggttcaaaagttaagatgtcttgtaatctaacaagtgtgattgagcttgcaaGATAGTcataagtgttcttaggcaaaagtcctaatggaTTTTAGGCAAATGGAAACCCCTAGGAGAgataaccttaggttctaggggtgGTAGCCTTAGGTTATGGAAAGTCTTAGGTGCAGTTAAGTAATGAAGTCTTGTTCCGAGGGACTAggcgaagtcttggtgggtcgaggactttaagcgaaatcctagagttgaggactcttggtgaaaatcctgggggtcacggacaccaggtggaagtttggacgagtcatggagcagacgttcagtatGAAGTCCTGGAGTCTTGGACGCTAAGCAAAATTCCAGACGATCTAGAGGACTAGTCTATCAAAAGGTAAActttcctaagaggagtaggtgaggatgtgttccccaaagagggaacagtaggcgtcagtctgaCCTAAAGTTTTAGTGAAACTCTAAGTCAGGACCGGATAGTCCGAAAATTGTCAAAACTTATCTATACATGTTATTTGTCTTTTATTCTGTTATGCAGGAAACAAACAATTTTGCAGGTTCAGATTTTGctttgttcggtcaaccgaacgtccgaatcagtcgaccgaacgcctAAGCTAGAAGATCAGATTTTAGCTCGCAATGAAGTGTAGATCgagggatcagtcgatcgaatagGGAGGTTCAGTTGATCGAACGGTGGATAAACTTCAAATTGAATTGATTGGATCAGATAAGCCGAGGACCGTCGAGGGTTCGGTCAATCGAATGACGGGATCAGTCGAACGAACGAAGGTCTTATCCAAGCAGTAACATCTAGACGAAAAGCTAGGCGAATTCAAGCAGGATTAGTCGACCGATCAACGTTGAGTCAAACCTGATCTCGAGATCAATGGATCTGGATCAGGCTcaacttggctataaaaggaggccttgaCCAAGCACTTCGAAAAATGAATTCTGACAATCTCTCTAGTGCTCGCTACTCCAAAGACAAGTCCACGAAGCCATAACGTTGCTCTAATGATCAAAAGCATGCCTCTCTAAATTCTAAAGTCGTCAGTATAATTGTTCATAATACTTTAATTACATTATCATTGTACTTCATCTCTGTACTTGAATTTCCAaaactatagtgattgcccaatgaaagcactttcAAGTACaaaccttagagtaggagtcgtcatataCTCCGAACTAAGGAAATCTTTGTATTTGTGATTGCTTGTTGTTTCTTTATTTCTGCTACATTTTACTCCGAAGATTTTAAATGGAAGTGAAAAAaaccacgagtgttattcaccccctctccctctagcacgtctcgatcctacaGCTAAGCCTCTCCACCATCCACTTCTACTGACGATGCCTCATGCAACACCACCGCATGGTCTAGATCAGTGTAGATGGCACACCATGGCCCCACTAGCTCAAAGAAAGAATCAATGGCAGCTGTGCTGAGCCTCGTTGGAGACCAAGAAAACATCGCTCGTCTAATCGACGATAgcaagttttatttattttttcaaactCTGTCTTTGCCTACCTCCCTGGCCCCAACGTGAGCGAGCAAGCGAGTTGGGTACTAAAAATGGTGGGCACTAAAAATACTGGTCATGCACATATCTCACGTGAAAGATTTCgtcaaaaaaaaatagaagagttAATGATGGAGATAAATTTGGGACACTTTGTAAAATACGAGGGACATAAATGGTTCCACAAAAACTTTTAAGGATATAATCAGACTTGGTTGAAATATTAGGGATATTTAATGAATTATCCCAGATATTCAGTTTAATTTAGAGTAAGTGTTCATGTTGGAATATTGTATTATAAGGATGTGAAATTGTGAAAGTTAAGGGGTATTTCGATGATTTCCAAATTACGAGGGGCGACGGTTAACATGATCGTAAAATATCCAAAATTCTGTCCAGATCACATTCATTATCATTTTGACACGTGGCGGTACGAGCAAACAGGTGACGTGTTCAGATGACCTCGTTTTACGTCAAGCTGTGCCTGCCGGAACAACCTACCGCTAAGCAAGCCCTTGCGTCTGCTGCTCTTCCCGACCGTGGCCATGGCGGAAGAAGCGCGAATCGGTCCCTCTGATCCCCACCCGACAACTCTAACCGCTAATGGATCTCTCAAACCCCAGGCGCGTGCAATCTCTCGTATCCCTTTAATTACGCTCCTTGATTTGTTTGATTTCTTTTCTCGATCTGCTCTTTTCTAGAGCTAGGGTTTCTGTCCTATCGGTTTGAATATCAAGATCATTTTTCCCGAATCTATTGTGTCTTTGGATGTTAGATGCGTGTGTTTCTTCACCTTTTATTACGGTTTCTCTTTTGCTCCGTGATGAAAAACATACATGATTTTTACTCTTGCGGCGACGTCAATGTTATTTGATTGATCGGATGAACATATGGTGGTCTAATTGCATTTTCCTCGGAATCTTCGTATCTAAAtaacttttatttctttgtaaagctAGAAAATTGAAACCTTTAACCTCTACGATCTGATCTGTTTTTGATGGTTAACCTCATGTATTTTGGAAGTGTAGGTAACTGATATTTCTGGCTTCACGATGCCTCGTGAACTAATGTCACCTGGAATGGCCCCTATACTCAATCCAGAGTACAACGAAAATGGTGCAGGAATTTATGCTATTCAGTGTCTTCCATATATGAGTCCATTGGCTGGCTTTTCTCCTAAGACTCTTATTCCGTTGAAATACAACATACCTACGTAAGCTTCTGCTCAATTCTGTTAGATCAGATTGACTtcttttatctttaattaaattCTAGTTACTGAAATCAACTTTTGCCAGTTCAGTAACTGTTGATTCTACTAGACAAATCAATATCCGGAGTTCATACAGTCTATCTCTATCTCTCCTCTCTAAGTTACTATAGGACAGTTAGCAGCATTACAGCTACTTGATTATTGCATTTAGTTGAGTAGATTGGATCCTCATCCATTTTTGAAGATCGTCTCTGAAGGTAGCTAGCATGTGACATCCTTTTCTTTTAggtattcttcatgttgtgactcCTAGTTCAATTAAGATTGACATTTAAACTGACTAAGTTCAGTTATTCGCAAGCATAATCTtgagaactttttttttttatataattcttTATTGTATATTTTTCTCATCATAGTTCAATTATAATTGCTGCTCCTTATTGGCATATTATCACTTCAGTTTTTCcccattttttctttttcatctttTTTGTTTATATTGATATGTAATACTATTGCACCTTCTATTTCTCATCTCTCATTTATCAATCCATGTCATTGGAATCAACATCCATCTTGTTGCAAAATTTTCCTGAATTAACTGTCTTGAGTTTAAAGTTTGTCATTGGCATGACATTTAACCTTATGAAATATTCTGTATCTCATGTTGCCATGTAACTGGTATGATAATAGTAAAAGTCTGTTCTTAGTCCTCTTATGTAGTAGACCTACAACAAGCACTTATGCATCCGTTTTGGATAATTGTTCACTTTTGGCCTTTGATCACTTTGAAATCAAAAGCTTGTGAAGTAATTTTATGCTCTAGGGATGCACGGACCAATTTCAAGTCAGCAAATCTTGCTGCATAAACTAAAATGGATTGCAGACATTGTCTCTTCTTTGATTGTTGAATTGTATATCCAAGTCACATTTGTTTCCTTTTTGTTCATTAAGTCTAAACAAATACCAGTTATTCAGTTTTCCATTCTAAAATtctagttaaacttgattaatatCTAGCTATATCATTGAGAAATTGACCAGAGTTTCTTTAAAGATACTTCAACAGATCAACTATATTGTATAACTCAGCTTGTACATTGAGCTTTGCTTGTTAGTTAGTGTGTCCAGTAAAATGTATTTATGCTGCAAATGACATGTTGAGCTTGATCATGCATTTATTTCATCTCATTTGTGCCTTTCAGGAGGCAAAGTGCAGGTGGAACTACAAATGAACATGGGCAGGAAGCAGCGCACCAACATGGAGTTCAAAGACAACCTGTAGTAAGGAGAGTTCGAGTTGCATTTCAGCTTGACTTGGGTCTGATCATCAAGTTGGCAGCGATGGTTTTTCTTTTTAGCCAGGATGGATCACCGCAGAACATTgttcttcttattttctttgcgTCGTTTGTATACCTGTGAGTGCAACACCCTTCCTTCACTACCTGAATATTATTTACTCCTTACTCGTGCTATTccctttttaaattctttatgtATGTTGATATCATAGGTATCAAACTGGAGCCTTGGCTCCATTTATAAGATGGTTTCAGCAAGCAGGAGCCCCTCCTCGACATCATGCTCCTCTAGTGCAGCAGAATGGCCAACCTGCGGTTCGTGACCTTCACAATAATCCTCAACCTGGTATATTTCTCTACTATTTCATAGATATATGTTTGTTTGATTCCATTATCATCCTTAAGTCAAATACCATGTTTGTGGCTTGTTTTACAACCTTAACTTAGAAACAAAATCTGAAACCAGTCAGAGATCCCTCCCTTACCGATTGAACATCCCTACTTCACGccgaatgttttgttctctactGAAATGACTCTACATCAGTTGCAGGTGCAAATAATCAAGATCAACCTACCCAAAACCCGGAACAAGTCGATGACAACCAGAATCCTCCCCAGCCTGAGCC from Zingiber officinale cultivar Zhangliang chromosome 6B, Zo_v1.1, whole genome shotgun sequence carries:
- the LOC121989729 gene encoding uncharacterized protein LOC121989729 isoform X1, which translates into the protein MAEEARIGPSDPHPTTLTANGSLKPQVTDISGFTMPRELMSPGMAPILNPEYNENGAGIYAIQCLPYMSPLAGFSPKTLIPLKYNIPTRQSAGGTTNEHGQEAAHQHGVQRQPVVRRVRVAFQLDLGLIIKLAAMVFLFSQDGSPQNIVLLIFFASFVYLYQTGALAPFIRWFQQAGAPPRHHAPLVQQNGQPAVRDLHNNPQPVAGANNQDQPTQNPEQVDDNQNPPQPEPPGNKYWRLVKEIQVFVVGFLTSLLPGHHNND
- the LOC121989729 gene encoding uncharacterized protein LOC121989729 isoform X2, producing the protein MAEEARIGPSDPHPTTLTANGSLKPQVTDISGFTMPRELMSPGMAPILNPEYNENGAGIYAIQCLPYMSPLAGFSPKTLIPLKYNIPTRQSAGGTTNEHGQEAAHQHGVQRQPVVRRVRVAFQLDLGLIIKLAAMVFLFSQDGSPQNIVLLIFFASFVYLYQTGALAPFIRWFQQAGAPPRHHAPLVQQNGQPAVRDLHNNPQPGANNQDQPTQNPEQVDDNQNPPQPEPPGNKYWRLVKEIQVFVVGFLTSLLPGHHNND
- the LOC121989727 gene encoding cation/H(+) antiporter 15-like produces the protein MALNQTSPEHRMVCYDTNRIDSEGVFLGDKPLLFSVPLFLFELIVVFSSTNLLHSLLRRLHQCRFVSHILTGILLGPSVIGQRQALEQSLFPERGLLILEIISLFGIILYLFNISVKTELNLAWWEMQGRNAVAISVAGSLLPTILSAAAIASFQSVVPLDLRTSSFIYFVILRLSFSSFPVVVDALDELHLLNSALGRLSVASSLLEDVGYQLIVVVIKTAFMVSETTSVKARIGIPATVAAVLLLMVLGGGKAARWVAKRSARGQMLSEGCFLVLLLMALMASIMTTFIGFNMTMGPILLGLAVPGGMPVGVTLTERLQPLCAGLLLPLYLFIVGYRTDLGGLDRLWLCWVILLVVVLCYAGKLAGVVAASRHFNKMPMSDAISLGLMLNVKGFVEAFNFFFFVHNRLALPEHLPALTLSMVASTAATTPLIKTLYDPMLRYVVLKRQTVEHLLPVAELRLVVCVHREDHVNPVLDFLDVVRPTIESPLSLVVLHLNQLAGRSAPVFRPHHPTAEATIASDRITNAFHRHFESEQGSVSLSTFVAISPIGSMHNDVCMLALDHKACLALLPFHKHFNGARHTVDHAVQTVNRNVLDFAPCSAAILVGNTLPTCASFDDGGRRVAVYFLGGPDDREALALAFRMARSNISIRLTVVRFLPLQDKRLMVEHDEELMQDDSAVAQVREVCAGYEEKLLKNGEETAALVHRMSQEFELVMVGRRNGMETELTSGLSQWSECPELGIIGDMLAMEFADKIAIMVVQQHQSFRGRRSGGGSPENAGGEAISES